Genomic segment of Tomitella fengzijianii:
ACGGCATCCGCGACGTCGGCGGATCCCTCGTAGCACCGCGCCTGGGCCCGGCGGCCGCACCGCACAGCCTGGCGAGCGCACCTGCGTGGGCCTTCCGGATTCAACGCGCGGCCATCGCCGGCTGGGCCGCCGGCATGGTGCTCGCGGGCGCGGCGCTCGGTTCGGTGGGCAGCCAGGTCGCGGACATGGTGCGCGGCAACGAGCAGATGGAGAAGGTGTTCGGCGGGGCAGGCGGGATCGTCGACCAGTACTTCGCCATGGTGGCGCTGCTGCTGGGGCTGCTCACGGCGGGCTTCGCCGCGTCGACGGTCCTGCGGCTGCGCGGCGAGGAGACGTCCGGGCGGGCGGAGCTGCTCGTGGTCGCGGGGGTGTCGCGGCGACGCTGGATCGGCGGCTGGCTCGCCGTGACGGCCGCCGCCGCGGTGGTCCTGGCGGTGTGCGGCGCGGCCGGCGCCGCAGTGGCCGACGCGCTGGCCACCGGCGACGCGTCGCAGCTGGCCCGGATCTTCGGCGCGATGCTCGTGCCGCTCGCCGCCGTCGCGGTGGTCGGCGGTCTCGCCGCCGCGCTCGTGGGCCTCGCACCGCGGGTGCAGCACGTTACGTGGGTGGTGGTGGCCTGGGCGTACATCGCCGGCTGGTTCGGCGACCTGCTGGGGCTGCCGGGCTGGGCTGTCGATCTGTCGCCGTTCTCGTGGGCCGCGCAGGCCCCCGCCGAGACTATGGGATGGAGCGCGTGGCTGGTCACCCTCGCCGTCGGCGCCGCGTTGGCGTGGGGCGGCGTCGAAGGGCTGCGCCGACGGGACCTGCAGGCGCAGTGACGAACCGGCGATTCTCTCCGGTTGTGGGCCGGGGAGCCCGATCCGCTAAGCTCGCGTCCCATGCGTCTGATCCGCCCCGCGGCGAGTCTCGTGACGGCCGCCGCCATCGCCGTCACCCTGTCCCACGCCCCGGCCTCGGCGGCCGGGCAGGGTGAGTGGACCCAGTACCGTTACGCGCCCACCAAGAACGCGAACGTGCAAGCGGGGCAGGCGGTCTTCACCGGGGCGATTCCCACGGCCGGTGAGGTGCGCGCGACGCCGGTGGTGGCCGACGGAACGATCTTCGTCGGCAGCCATGGCTCCGGGGAACTGCAGGCGTTCGACCTCGCCACCGGTGAGCTGCGCTGGCAGTCGCAGGCCCCCAACTGGGTGCATTCGGAGATGATCCACTCCGGAGGGCGGGTGTTCGTGGGCTTCGGCAATCGGTTCGCCGGCGAGGACGGAAACCGCGGCACCGGCGAGAGCGGCGTGCTCGCCCTGGACGCGGACACGGGGGAGACCCTGTGGCGCTTCGACACCCCCGGCGAGGTCATGCCCACGCCGGTGCTGGTGGGCGGCGCGCTGTATGCGGTGACGGGGGACAAGCACCTGTACAAGCTCGACCCGGCAACCGGTACCGAGGGGAAGAAGGTGCCGCTGGGGCACGTGGTCAGCATGTCCTCGCCCGCTGAGGAATCCGGGATCCTCTACTTCGGCAGCGGGACGCCGGAGCCGTACACGTTCTTCGCCTACGACACCGCGGCAGACGATTTCGCCTGGACGCGGCACTTCGGCGAGTTCAACCGCGGCCTCGACGACGTGCCGCCCGCCGTGGCCGAGGGCATCGTCGTCACCACCGCCAACACCGCGCTGCCGCCGGACGTCTTCGGTACCCCGATGGAGGAGCACACCATCGTCGCGATGGACGCCGCCACCGGCGAGGTCCTGTGGCGCGACCGGCTCGGTGCGGGCCCGGCGCCGGTGAACAACCGCTCCGGGGCGCCGATGATCCACGACGGCAAGGTCTTCGTGGGCAGCCCCACCACCGGCACCTCCTACGCTTACGACCTGCACTCCGGCCAGCGGCTGTGGAACAAGTACACCGGGCCGGTCAAGGCGGCCCCGGCGGCGAGCGGCGGCACGGTCTTCTTCACCACGACCGCCGGCGAGGTCCTCGCGATGGACGCCGGTACCGGCGAGCTCACCGGTCGGCTCAGCCTCGACGGGGTCCTCGCGCCGGCCGGTCCCGTGATCGTCGACGACACCTACCTGGTGATCCCCAGCCAGAGCCGCGAGGTGGTGATCACGCGGATCGACCAGATCCCGCCGGCCTCCTGGGGTGCGACGGGAAGCCTGGGGTCGGCCGGGTCGCTCGACAACATCGGCGGCTACCTGGGGTCCGCGGAGGGGCTGGTCGGCTCCTCGTCGTGACCCCGCCCGCGTGGAGGTGGCGCGGCCGCCTGTCCGTCCACTGCGAACGTGCGGCCCTCGGGGATGTGCTTGCGCGACGAGACCGTCAGCGCCGCCCAGCTCACCGCGGCCAGGGCGGTGAGCACCAGGAAGATCATGCCCAGCGGGACCGGGCCCGCCACCGCAGAGATCAGCGCCGGGGTGAGGAAACCAACGTAGGCGGCGGCGTAGAAGACGCCGGTGAGCCCCGCCAGGTCTTTGTCGCCCGCGATGCACTGCACCTCGATGAGCCCGGAGACCAGGCCGATGCCGATGCCGGCGCCGACCACCACGTTGGATGCGAGGCCAACGGTCACCGACTGCAGGTCGATCGCCAGCCACACCAGCCCGATGCCGGCGGCCATGATCGCCAGGGCTGCCGACAGCCCGCGGGCCGACGACATCGAGTGCACGCGCTTGGCGACGGGCTGGATCGCCGAGGACACCCCGAGGGCGATGACGGTGGCCGCGGTGGCGAACACCAGGCCCTGGTCGCCAGTGGCGTCGCGCAGCTTCGTCGGCAGATAGCCGTAGGCGATGGCGGCCGAGCCGAAGATCCACGGCGCCGCCACCAGCACCACGCGCAGGAACCGCGGATGCCGCGCGCTGTCGATGCGCAGTCGGCGCCGCAGCGACGACGAGGTGTCGGGCGCGTGGGTCTCGGGGGTGCGCAGCACGACGACGGCGAACGGGACCGCGACGACGATGTGCACCAGGAACGGCAGGACGTCGGGGAGCGGCCCCCACTGGGCCAGCACCCCTGCAACCAGCGCCCCGCCCGCGGAGCCCAGCGTGAACGCCAGCGAGGCGCGGCGGGCACCTGCGGTGAGTCCCGCGCGCGGGTCGTGCGGGGCCTGCGAGAGCTCCTTGATCCAGCTGTTGCCCACCGCCATGGCGATGCCGATGGTGAACCCGGAGAACAGTCGTCCCGCGGCGATGAACCCGGGGCCGTAATGGCCCAGCGCCAGCAGTGCGCTGCCGAGCACCGCGGTGCCCACCCCGGCGAGCATGAGCGGCCTGCGCCCGTGCCGGTCGGACAGCGGCCCGGCCACCAGCAGAGCGGGCGCGAGGCCCAGGACGTAGACGCCGAGCAACAGGTTCACCAGGAACGACGAATAGTCCTGCCGGTCCTCGTACATCACGAGCAGAGGGCTGAACTGGTTGCCCGCCCACGAGGCGACGAACACCACGCCCCAGATCGCCAGCCAGTGCGGGACGGCGCCGCGCGGGGAGGAACGCCGGGAGGGCGCGGTGCGGTCGTCGGTGAGCGCTGTGGTCACAGGATCCCTTGGTGCATGGCGATGTGCTCGGACAGAACGGCGGCGTACACTTCGGCGTCGCCCGCGGCGAGGGCGGAGGCCAGGCGCCGGTGCTGGTCCAGCGCGGGCCGCAGCTGGTCGGGGTGCACGCGCAGGAGCTGGTGACGCAGGCGCTGCTGGCGGTCGCGCAGCAGCCCGGCGAAGTGCAGCGCGATCGGGTTGTGCGACGCGGCGACGACGGCCGTGTGGAAGTCGTCGTCGGCGGCGATGAACCGCGCGATCGCGGCGGCATCTGGTAGACCCGCAGAGTGGGAGAGTTCGGCGGCCAGTGCCTGTTCCTGGCGCCGTAGGGCCTCTTCGAGCGCGGGCGCGGCCTCGGCGGCCCGGCCGTCGGCGATGGCGCGGCGGGCGGCGGACGCCTCGACGGCCTCGCGCATCTCGAGGACGTCCGCGGCCTCGCTGGGCGGCATGGGGCGGACCAGGGCGCCCTTGCGGGAGGCGAGCGTGAGCAGGTCCTCGGCGGCCAGGCGCAGGAACGCCTCGTGCACCGGGGTGCGGCTGAGGCCGAGTTCCGTGCACACCGTGACCTCGCTGAGGGCGGTGCCGCCGGGCAGGTCGCCGCGGATGATCGCGTCCTTGGTGTGCTGGTAGGCGCGGTCGGCGGCGGATTGCGCCGGCGGCTTCGAGAGTGCCGCCGCGGCGTGCTGGGGGAAGGTCACCCGCACGACGATAGTCTTGCATGCATCAATGCATGCAAGTGGGTGATGTCCAGATTCCGCACACCCGTTGGCTGCAAGGTCGGGCGATCATCGGTGCACGCCGGGCAAGTCTGCGAACATCGCCTCTGTGACCCCGGCCGGCGCCATGCGGGCGGTCCGGGTCCGGCCGGTCTCCATACCGCGGAACACGAGGAGGGCCCATGCCAACCGAGTCGACGGAGCAGTTCCGCGTCGCGCGGGACTTCCTGCTGGACCACGGCGACGACTACGCGGCCGCCTGCGCGGAGTTCGAGTGGCCCCGGCCGGCGGAGTTCAACTGGGCGCTCGACTGGTTCGACCGGATCGCCGACGGCAACGAGCGGCCGGCGCTGTGGATCGTCGAGGAGGACGGCAGCGAGGGCAGATGGTCGTTCGCGGAGATGAAGCGGCGCTCCGACCAGGTGGCCGTCTGGTTGCGCGGGCTCGGCGTGGGCCGCGGCGACCGGATCCTGCTGATGCTCGCCAATCAGGTGGAGCTGTGGGAGACGATGCTCGCCGCGATGAAGCTGGGGGCGGTCATCATTCCGGCGACCACGCTGCTGGTGGAGGCGGATCTGCGGGACCGGATCGAGCGGGGCGGCGCCGGGTTCGTCGTCGCCCGCGCGGGCGACGCGGACAAGTTCGCCGAACTCGCCGGGGTCACCCGCATCGCCGTCGGGGCCACGCCCGCGCCGGACGGCTGGAGCGACTACGCCGACTCGGCGGCAGCGCCGGACGACTTCGCACCGGACGGGCCCACCCGCGCCGACGACACGCTGCTGCTGTATTTCACCTCCGGCACCACCTCCCGGCCCAAGCTGGTCGAGCACACGCACATCTCGTACCCCGTCGGCCACCTGTCGACGATGTACTGGATCGGCATGCGGCCGGGGGACGTGCACCTCAACATCTCCTCACCTGGCTGGGCCAAGCACGCCTGGAGCAACGTCTTCGCCCCGTGGAATGCCGAGGCCACCGTGTTCCTGTTCAACTACGAACGGTTCGACGCCGTGCGGCTGATGCGACAGATGGACCGTTGCGGGGTGACGAGCTTCTGCGCGCCGCCGACGGTGTGGCGGATGCTCATCCAGGCCGACCTGGGACAGCTGCGCACCCCGCCCCGCACCGTCGTCGGCGCCGGCGAGCCGCTCAACCCCGAGGTCATCGCGCGGGTGCAGCAGGCGTGGGGCGTGCAGATCCGTGACGGGTACGGGCAGACCGAGACGACGGTGCAGGTGGCGAACACGCCCGGCCAGCCGGTGAAGGCCGGGTCGATGGGCAGGCCGTCGCCCGGGTTCCGGATCGTGCTCGTCGACCCCGCGACGGGCGAGCACGGCGACGACGGGGAGATCTGCATCGACCTCGCCGAACGGCCAGTGGGGCTCATGGCCGGCTATCACGGCGACGAGGAGCGCACCGCGGCGGCGATGGCGGGCGGGGTCTACCACACCGGCGACGTCGGTTCGCGTGACGAGAACGGCTACATCACCTACGTGGGCCGCACCGACGACGTGTTCAAGTCCTCCGACTACCGGATCTCGCCGTTCGAGCTGGAGAGCGTGCTCATCGAGCACGAGGCGGTGGCGGAGGCCGCGGTGATCCCGGCGGCCGACCCGGTGCGGCTCGCGGTGCCGAAGGCGTACGTGGTGCTCGCCGGCGGCTGGGCGGCGGACGAGGACACCGCCGCAGCGTTGTTCGCGCACTGTCGCGAGCACCTGTCGCCATACAAGAGGATCCGCCGCATCCAGTTCGCGGAGCTGCCGAAGACGATCTCGGGCAAGATCCGGCGCGTGGAGCTGCGCGCGGCCGAACGCGACGCGCCGCGGCGCGGCGTCGACGAATTCTGGGAGGAGGACCTGCGGGGCTGAGGGTCCGCAGAACTCAGCCGATTTCGAGGTTGTGGACGCGGAGGTCTGGGAATCGAGAGAAGTCCCGGTCGAGCGTGATGAGAGCGTCGACGCCTTGTGCAATGCATATGGCGGCAATGCGTGCGTCGTGCACCGCGGGGCCGGTGACTGACGATCTGCTGATCACGTCGGCTGTTACGCGCCATCCGCCGATTGGCTCGCCGAGCAGTACAGCCTTTGGCGAGTCGATCCATGCCTGAAGCTGGTCGAGGGCCTCGGCAGTGGTACTCGGGGGTGAGTAGATGCGGGGATGCGTGACTACCGAGTAGAACTCAAACACGCACGGCCAGGGGATCGCCCATTGGGCCGGTCCTTCGGTGAGCTTGCGCATCAATGCGTGTGCCGCATCATGAAACGGGGAGTCGCGACGATGCGCATATACGAGGACATTTGTATCGACAGCGCGCATTCTCAGGCCGACTGCCCGTACGCCGCATCCCGGATCGAGTCCCAGCCCCGTGAGAACTCAGGCTGCAGACCGCGTCCGGAAACACTGCAGTCCGGAAGTGTGTACATATCGGCAGAAGTTTGCCTGTCGATCAGGTCCCGTAGTGCTTCCTCCACGAGGGACTTGGTGGTCGTTCCCCGCAGACGGGCGATCTCCTGGACTCTCCTCAAGACTGGCTCCGGCAGGTCGAAGGTGGTCTTCATGCCCTCACTCTACCCCTACGACAGTTCGATGGTTTGTAAAATACTGCCAGCAGTATCGACATCGACTGTGCGAGTGATACCGAAGAACGTCAGTTGGTCCGGGTGTTCGGCAGGTGGGGTCCGATGTAGCCGACGTAGATCTTCCCGGTGCCGGCCGCGTCGTCGTAGTAGTGCATCCGCGGGCTGATGGTGCCGTAGCGGCTGATCCGGAAGTGAGCGCCCATGAACACCGTTCCAGACGGGGCGACGCCTGTCGGTACCGGAAGCGTGCGCGGCGCGCTGTATTTGCTGTCGTTCTGAATGGTTCCGCTTTCGACGGGCACATGAGCTCCTGCGGGGAACCCGTGACAGGTGCCCGGAGTGTCCATCAGATAGTGGTGGACGCCGCCGGTCGGTTCGCCGTTGCGGGTCAGCCGGCAGTAGTCGTTCAGAGCCAGCAGAGCGTCCCAGGATTTGCCTGCCCAGGTGCCCAGGGGATCGTGCTTGTCGAGGTCGTGCGTCTTGTCCTCGTCACCGGTGAACTCGACGTACTCGAGTTCGTCGAATCGCCGCAGAAGGTCGTCGTGGCTTTCGGGGCGGACGTCCAGCGGGTCGTCGTCAGGCTGCGACCATGCGGCCTCGGCCTCGCCGATTCTCGCGAGCTCGGTCCGCACGTGCCGGAGCTGGCGTTCCGCTTCGGCGCGTTCGTTCTCCGCTTGGACGCGTTCGAGCTGTTCGTCCTCGAGCAGCAATCGGTGCAACTCGGCCTCGTCGTGCGCTTCCGCGCGTTCCGCCTCGATCCGCAGCATGCGTTCCTGGAGATCCTCGCGTGCCTTGGCGGTGGTTCGCGCCCGGCCGGCGAGTGCGCCGAGCGACCGGACGGTGGCCGCGTCGACGGTGGTGGTGCCGAAAAGGTCGCGCAGCACGTCGGTGAGTGCGGAGAGCGCGGACAATGCCGGCCCGTCCGCAAGGCCGGCCGGGTAGGGCGCGTCCGTGGATACCGGAGGTACCTGCACCTCGACGGCAGCCTCCAGGCTGCCCTCGCCGGTCGTAGCCGCGGTGAGGTTCTGTGGCGGTGTCGCGTCCTCGAGCAGGGCCGTGTCCAGTCGCGAGCGCAGGCGCGTATCGACGTCCGCCGCATCCCGGGGCAGGGGCGCGCTGGTGGACAGCGCCCGCGCCTGGTGCGCGAGCAGGCCGCGGAGAGCGTGACGGTTGGCGCGGATGATGCGGTCGGTGGTGAGGTAGCGGTGCCGGACCCCGTCGAGGGGATCGTCGAGGTCCACGCCGGGGCGGAACGTGCGCACGGTGCCGGGGGCGATGCGGTGCGTGGCGGGGAGCCACGAGTTGACGAGTTCGGTGGTCTCGGCGTCGAGGACGTGGGCGGAGGCCAGACCGACGGTGTCGCGCAGGATGCCGCGGACGTAGTTGGCCCACTTGTCCAGCGGCAAATTGTCGTTCGTCCCCGCGAGGAACAGTAGGCCGCGCCGCCGCGGGTCCTCGATCGCCTGGAGGATCTCGGTGGCCCGGGTGCGCCGTGCGATGCGTGCCTGTCCGGTGAGAACGTGGTCGCCGTCGCGCCCGGTGACCGAGCGCAGCAATTCCCCGGCGATGCGCGGCGGCTTGGGTTGTGGTCCGCCCTCGGGACTGTCGATGTCGAACCACACCCAGCCGGATTCGCCGCCGGCGTCCAGGTGCAGCGTGACCGTGGTGGTCCAGGTGCCGCTGTGCTGGTGCTGATCGAAGACGAACCGCGAGCTCCGCGCGCCGTCTCCGCCACCGACACCATCGCGGTCGCCGCCACCATCGTCGCCGCTGTCGCCGCCGACGTGGACGAGGGTGCCGGTGACGTTTGCCGCGATCTGTTGTGCGCTGCCCTCGACGAGCTTCGTCGCGTCCCACGACTTGCTGCTGAGCCATTGGAACAGCTTGCCGTGCAGTATCTCCTGGGCGTTCGGCTCGTCGCGGAACCGGAAGAACGAACGGTATCCGAGCACGCTCAGTCCTCCTCGAACCCGGACTGGTCGAACTTGAGCGTGTTCGCGTTCTCGCCGACGGTGCGCACGGTGGACTCGTCGAACCCGCCGGGGGCGGTGGCGGTGATCTCCAGGCGCACCTCCAGGTGCACGCCGTCGACGGCGGCGAGGTTCTGGATCACCTCGTCGGTGATGGTGGAGAAGTCCTTGCCGTAGAGCGCGCCGAGCGTGGCGGAGCCGAAGAAGCGGGTCTTCGGGCAGGGTCCGGGCGGCGTGGTCGCCCCGGCGCTCGAACCGCCGGACAGGCCGCCGGCGGCTCCTCCGCTTCCCTGGTCCGTTACGCCGCCGGAGCCGCCGTCGGTCCAGTCCTTATCGCCTGCTCCTCCCTCGATGCGCTTGCGTTCCTTGTCGCGCTCGATGATCTCCTGGGCGCGCTGTTTCTCTGCGCGGCCCGGCTCGACGATGAGCAGCGCATCGGTCACCTGGGGAGGCGTGGGGTCGCCGGGGATGACCAGGCCGACGTAGCGCTGGCCGTCCCATTCCTGCGCCACGGCGAAGCCCGATTGCGTCCACACCATCTCGTCGAGCGCGCTGAGCACCCCGGCCTCCAGCACCGTGCGGTCGCGCAGCCGCGGCATGTAGGGGTAGCGGGTGTAATAGTTCCACAGGTCGCCGACGCTCATGTGGCCGTCGCGATCCCAGACGGTGCGCAGGAACCGGTCGATGTCCATGCGCACCAGGCTGCCGTTGCGCTGTGTGGACAGGGCGCTCTGGTTGCGCATGCGCGCGGCCGCCCGGTCGACGAGATTCTGGCCGGTGGTGTCCTTCTCGCTCACGATGGCGAGGGGACGGTCGGCCAGCGGCTGCTCCGGGTAGAGCACGTGGATGTAGGTCTCCAGCAGGCGCGCGTCCACCGTGGTGTCGAGCTTCTCGCGGCGCTCGCCGGCCTGCTCGCGTTGGGCGGCGGTGAGGTTGAGCTCCTTGTCGGCATTGACATGCACGTAGGTCCAGGCGAGGTATTCGCGCACCACGTCGGACAGCTCGCTGTAGCGTGCTTCGTCGGCGGCGAGGAACGCGATCATGTTGCGGCACTGGCGGGCCGCGCTGCCGCGGTGTTCGGTGGCGTCCAGGGCCCAGTCCTTGGCGGTGGAGGCAGTCTTGGAGTGCGTGTGCGCGGGCGGCACGATGATCAGACGCACCTCGGCCGAGTCGGGGATGTCGGCAGTGGACTCGGGCGCCACGTGCACGGCGGCGAACCCGTCCGCCGCGATCTTCCGGTGCTTCTCGAGGCGCGCCGTCACCTCGGCCCACACGTCCTCGGGGTGCAGGCGTTCGGCGTAGTCGCGGGCAGTGCGGGTGGTGTTGGCCTGGGTGTCGTACCAGTACATCGCGCCGGAGCTGTAGAAGTACGTGGCCGTGTTGGCCAGGCGGTTGAGCGCCGAGTGGAAGTTGCCGGGCTGGTCACCGGGCAGTGCCGTGCCCAGGAACACGCGCTGCTGGTCGATGCCCTTGTGTGCCGAAGTAAGGGTGGGGGCGGCGCCCATGAACACGGTGCGGGCGAGGCGCTGGGTGACCCGCCGTTGCCCCAGTGCCTTGTTGGCGGCGTCCACGCGGGCGGGCGCGGCGTGCTCGCCGTCCACGTCGGTGTCGATGAGCGCCTTCCACTCGTCGCCCAGGTACTGGGTGAGCTCGGTGAGCACGGCGTCGGCGCGCAGGGGCACCGAGCCGGGCATGATGAGCGGCGCCGCGTCGTCGCTTCGCCACAGGTGCCCCACGATAGTGTTCATCAGCCGCAGCACGCCGCGGGTGCGCTGGAACCGCTCGAGGGTGGACCAGTCCTGGTAGAGCCGGTCGAACAGTTCCGGGTGCACCGGGTAGCTGCGGCGGATGCGCTCCTCGTAGTCGTTCTCGCGCACCTCACGGGGGAAGTCGGCGCTGTTCTTGCGGTAAAACTCCACCATTGCGTTGGCGGTGGCCCGGATCTGGGCGAGGGCCTGGGCGTCGGGCGTCTCGAACAGGCGCCGGCGCACGATCTCGAACGCCTCCTCGGAGCCTGCGGCCCGCCACTGGTCCGCGACGCGGCCGATCGCGTTGCGCAGCATGCGCAGTGCGGCGCGGCCGTTCTCGCCGCCGACCTCCTCCTCGTCGCCCACGTATTCGCCGTCCTTCATCTCCGCGGACGCGGGGATGGAGATGAGCACGAGCACGCCGGGGACCGCCTTGGCGGCCTCGGTGAGGGTCTGGGCGAAGGTGAACTGGGCGTCGAACGTGCCGTCCACCAGGTCGTCCCGGCCGTGGAGCATGCGGGCGTAGGCCACCCACTCGTCGATGAGGATCACCGCGGGGCCGAACCGCTCGAACAGGGTGCGCAGCGCCTCGCCGGGGTTGGTGCCGGCGCGGTCGGACTCCTCGACGATGGCGTACCCCTCGGCGCCTCCCAGGTGCCAGGCGAGCAGTCCCCAGATAGTGTGCACGCCGGTGCCGTCGGGCATGGGCTTGACCGCCCCGGCCTGGATCTGCGTGCCCACCAATGCGACACGGCGCACCGACTCCGGCAGGGAGAGCCCCGAGAGCACGTCCTGTACGTCCTGCGGGTAGTCGATGGCGGGGGTGCCGGAGGCCAGGTGCCACACCGCGAGCATCGAGTGCGTCTTGCCGCCGCCAAAGTTGGTCTGCAGGTTGATGACCGGGGACGCGTTGTCGTCCCCGCCGAGGCGGCGCACCGCGCGCACGATGAGGTCGCGCAGGCCCTCGGTGAGGTAGGTGCGCTGGAAGAACGGGACGGGATCGGTGTATTCCGGGTCGCCGTCGCCGCGGGCGACCATCGCCAGGTCGGCCGCGAACTCGGCGGCGTGGAAGTTGCCGCTGGCCACGTCCGCATGCGGGCGCAGCACTTCCCGCCACGGGGTGACGCCCGACGAGCCGACCTCCGCGGTGCCGGAGGAGACCACCTTGCGGTCCGCCTGGTCGGCCGAGATGCGCATGATCTCCACGCGCCACTTGCGCACCTCGCCGGCCTGATCGGGCTGAACGGCGGCGGTGAGCAGACGCTCCATCGTGTCCAGCGCCCGGTAGGCGTCGTCGCCGGTGAACGAGCCGTTGTGCGCCCACGTGTTGCGGGTGTCGATGAGCTCGCTGGCCAGCGACATCTGAGAGCGGGAGAGGAAGTCGTTGAGCGGGAACCAGCCCTTTTGGATCTGACCGGTGACGTTGGTGGCGATGATCCGCAGGCTGCACTGGGGATCGGTGCGCTGGTAAGTCTTGCCGGAGATGCCGTTCTGCTTGTCCCGCAGCTGCAGCAGCGCAGTCCAGTCGGCGTCGCCGGTGATCTCGCCGGCGAACACGCGGGTGAGGAACGAGTCCAGGCCCGTGCCCAATTGCTCGAAGGCGCGCCCCACTCGGTCGCGATTGCTCAAGGCCATGGGTGCGCCCCCTGTTCCCGCATGCGCGCGTCACCGGCGCACTGAACGAATACCAACGTGTTGTGCATAGCACTCTAGTCGGGCGCTGCGACAGGATTCACCGGCGTGGCGGGATCGGCGCGGGGGCGCGGGTGGCTCAGGCGGTGTCAACTGCCGGGGCGTCGCCCTTCACCACGTACACCTCCCACGGTTCGTCGCCGGGGCCGTGCACCCACACCTTGTCCTGGAGTGCGTAGCAGCAGGTGGTGTCGTTCTCGTCGACGGTCGCCAGCCCTGCGGCGGCGAGTCGGTCGGCCGCGGCGCGGACCTCGTCGCCGGATTCGACCTCCACGCCCAGGTGGTCGAGTCGCGTGACCTGCCCGGGCTCGCCCTCGATAAGTACGAGCTTGAGCGGGGGATCGGCGATGGCGAAGTTGGCGTAGCCCGGGCGTCTCTTGGCCGGCTCCACGCCGAACAACTCGGAGTAGAAGCGGATCGACGCCTCGAGGTCGGTGACGTTGAGGGCGAGCTGGGCACGTGACATGGAGAGCCTCCTGTCGTTTTGGATCGATGAATGTCTATCCAGTGTTGCGCGCTGAATTGAGAGATGTCAATATAGATGCATGTCGAAGCAAACGTTGGCGGACTGCTGCCCGGGGCTGCTCTCCGCGCCCCTGAATGAGCAGGACGCGGGGGAGTTGGCGCGGGTGTTCAAGGCGCTCGGCGATCCGGTCCGCCTGCGGCTGCTGTCGCTGATCGCCTCGCGCGACGGGGGAGAGGTGTGCGTCTGCGACCTCACCCCGGCGTTCGCGCTGTCCCAGCCGACGATCTCGCACCACCTCAAGCTGCTGCGCGAGGCCGGGCTCATCGGCTCGGAGCGGCGCGGCACCTGGGTGTACTACTGGCTGCTGCCGGAGACCACCGACCGACTGGCCGCGATCCTCACCCGCCCGGCGGATCTCGCCGAGACCGCCCCGGCCGCCACTGCATGACCGCGCGCGTGGACACGGGGGAGACCGGACGGGCGGCCGAACCTGCGCGGCTGTCCTTCCTCGACCGG
This window contains:
- a CDS encoding outer membrane protein assembly factor BamB family protein — protein: MRLIRPAASLVTAAAIAVTLSHAPASAAGQGEWTQYRYAPTKNANVQAGQAVFTGAIPTAGEVRATPVVADGTIFVGSHGSGELQAFDLATGELRWQSQAPNWVHSEMIHSGGRVFVGFGNRFAGEDGNRGTGESGVLALDADTGETLWRFDTPGEVMPTPVLVGGALYAVTGDKHLYKLDPATGTEGKKVPLGHVVSMSSPAEESGILYFGSGTPEPYTFFAYDTAADDFAWTRHFGEFNRGLDDVPPAVAEGIVVTTANTALPPDVFGTPMEEHTIVAMDAATGEVLWRDRLGAGPAPVNNRSGAPMIHDGKVFVGSPTTGTSYAYDLHSGQRLWNKYTGPVKAAPAASGGTVFFTTTAGEVLAMDAGTGELTGRLSLDGVLAPAGPVIVDDTYLVIPSQSREVVITRIDQIPPASWGATGSLGSAGSLDNIGGYLGSAEGLVGSSS
- a CDS encoding GntR family transcriptional regulator — protein: MTFPQHAAAALSKPPAQSAADRAYQHTKDAIIRGDLPGGTALSEVTVCTELGLSRTPVHEAFLRLAAEDLLTLASRKGALVRPMPPSEAADVLEMREAVEASAARRAIADGRAAEAAPALEEALRRQEQALAAELSHSAGLPDAAAIARFIAADDDFHTAVVAASHNPIALHFAGLLRDRQQRLRHQLLRVHPDQLRPALDQHRRLASALAAGDAEVYAAVLSEHIAMHQGIL
- a CDS encoding AMP-binding protein, with the protein product MPTESTEQFRVARDFLLDHGDDYAAACAEFEWPRPAEFNWALDWFDRIADGNERPALWIVEEDGSEGRWSFAEMKRRSDQVAVWLRGLGVGRGDRILLMLANQVELWETMLAAMKLGAVIIPATTLLVEADLRDRIERGGAGFVVARAGDADKFAELAGVTRIAVGATPAPDGWSDYADSAAAPDDFAPDGPTRADDTLLLYFTSGTTSRPKLVEHTHISYPVGHLSTMYWIGMRPGDVHLNISSPGWAKHAWSNVFAPWNAEATVFLFNYERFDAVRLMRQMDRCGVTSFCAPPTVWRMLIQADLGQLRTPPRTVVGAGEPLNPEVIARVQQAWGVQIRDGYGQTETTVQVANTPGQPVKAGSMGRPSPGFRIVLVDPATGEHGDDGEICIDLAERPVGLMAGYHGDEERTAAAMAGGVYHTGDVGSRDENGYITYVGRTDDVFKSSDYRISPFELESVLIEHEAVAEAAVIPAADPVRLAVPKAYVVLAGGWAADEDTAAALFAHCREHLSPYKRIRRIQFAELPKTISGKIRRVELRAAERDAPRRGVDEFWEEDLRG
- a CDS encoding type II toxin-antitoxin system VapB family antitoxin, producing the protein MKTTFDLPEPVLRRVQEIARLRGTTTKSLVEEALRDLIDRQTSADMYTLPDCSVSGRGLQPEFSRGWDSIRDAAYGQSA
- a CDS encoding type II toxin-antitoxin system VapC family toxin encodes the protein MRAVDTNVLVYAHRRDSPFHDAAHALMRKLTEGPAQWAIPWPCVFEFYSVVTHPRIYSPPSTTAEALDQLQAWIDSPKAVLLGEPIGGWRVTADVISRSSVTGPAVHDARIAAICIAQGVDALITLDRDFSRFPDLRVHNLEIG
- a CDS encoding MFS transporter, coding for MTTALTDDRTAPSRRSSPRGAVPHWLAIWGVVFVASWAGNQFSPLLVMYEDRQDYSSFLVNLLLGVYVLGLAPALLVAGPLSDRHGRRPLMLAGVGTAVLGSALLALGHYGPGFIAAGRLFSGFTIGIAMAVGNSWIKELSQAPHDPRAGLTAGARRASLAFTLGSAGGALVAGVLAQWGPLPDVLPFLVHIVVAVPFAVVVLRTPETHAPDTSSSLRRRLRIDSARHPRFLRVVLVAAPWIFGSAAIAYGYLPTKLRDATGDQGLVFATAATVIALGVSSAIQPVAKRVHSMSSARGLSAALAIMAAGIGLVWLAIDLQSVTVGLASNVVVGAGIGIGLVSGLIEVQCIAGDKDLAGLTGVFYAAAYVGFLTPALISAVAGPVPLGMIFLVLTALAAVSWAALTVSSRKHIPEGRTFAVDGQAAAPPPRGRGHDEEPTSPSADPR